A single region of the Anaerococcus urinomassiliensis genome encodes:
- a CDS encoding glucosaminidase domain-containing protein: MKKTKTINIINGICIFALIFTMSIAKASKVDTSKSLKSGINEINYQTTLLRQSRAIKYENLARDLEDFKEKGSSGIDSSNMLYLLKTGQFSADELENAIKDTGLAGLGKDFKAAEEKYGVNAILLMAMAKHETGNGTSELFNDKNNLFGFNAVDDDPYNKASHFESPADSINTLAKHLKENYLDPKGSYYNGVSTDGIGISYATDPDWASKVNWMMIEVSQNMIDSFNEEAGY, encoded by the coding sequence ATGAAAAAGACAAAAACTATAAACATAATAAATGGCATTTGTATATTTGCCTTAATATTTACCATGTCAATAGCAAAAGCTAGTAAAGTTGATACTTCAAAGTCATTAAAGTCTGGTATTAATGAAATAAATTATCAGACGACTTTACTTAGACAGTCTAGGGCAATCAAGTACGAAAATCTTGCTAGAGACTTAGAAGATTTCAAAGAAAAAGGGTCTAGTGGAATTGATTCATCAAATATGCTATACCTACTTAAGACAGGTCAGTTTAGTGCTGATGAACTAGAAAATGCTATAAAAGATACAGGACTTGCTGGTCTTGGCAAAGATTTCAAGGCAGCTGAAGAAAAGTATGGGGTAAATGCAATCCTACTTATGGCCATGGCAAAGCATGAGACAGGCAATGGAACAAGTGAGCTTTTTAATGATAAAAACAATCTATTCGGCTTTAATGCAGTGGACGATGATCCCTACAATAAGGCCAGTCACTTTGAAAGTCCAGCTGATTCTATAAACACCCTAGCCAAGCACTTAAAAGAAAATTACCTTGATCCTAAGGGTTCATATTATAATGGTGTATCAACCGATGGCATTGGCATATCCTATGCCACAGACCCTGATTGGGCAAGTAAGGTTAATTGGATGATGATAGAAGTAAGTCAGAATATGATAGATTCATTTAATGAGGAGGCAGGCTATTAG
- the pyrE gene encoding orotate phosphoribosyltransferase has product MDRTLELLKKSNALLEGHFLLSSGKHSDRYIQCAKLIEHPKYCEEVAEIIAKKLKDKNIDVDLCLGPALGGVIISYEVARALGLNAIFTERVDNIMTLRRGFEIPKGAKVIIVEDVITTGKSSFESVEVVKSYGAEVVALTSIVNRSGLDEINGLPIISATKIDVKSWDADKLPEHLKDTPAIKPGSRKMENK; this is encoded by the coding sequence ATGGATAGAACTTTAGAATTACTAAAAAAATCGAACGCTCTTTTGGAAGGTCATTTCTTATTGTCATCTGGCAAACACTCTGATAGGTACATCCAATGTGCCAAACTAATCGAACATCCAAAATACTGCGAAGAAGTAGCAGAAATCATAGCCAAAAAACTTAAAGATAAAAATATCGATGTAGATCTTTGTCTAGGACCTGCTTTGGGTGGAGTTATCATATCCTATGAAGTAGCTAGGGCCCTTGGTCTAAATGCTATCTTTACAGAAAGAGTAGATAACATCATGACCCTTCGCCGTGGCTTTGAAATCCCAAAGGGAGCAAAGGTGATTATAGTAGAAGATGTAATCACAACAGGCAAATCTTCCTTCGAAAGCGTTGAAGTAGTAAAATCATACGGGGCAGAAGTTGTTGCCTTAACATCAATAGTTAATAGGTCTGGTCTTGATGAAATAAATGGCTTGCCAATTATCTCTGCAACAAAAATAGACGTTAAGAGCTGGGATGCTGATAAGTTGCCAGAACATTTAAAAGATACACCTGCAATAAAGCCAGGTAGCAGGAAGATGGAAAATAAATAA
- a CDS encoding dihydroorotate dehydrogenase, translated as MNLSVEIAGIKFKNPVIAASGTFGFGREFGEYIDLGKLGGICSKGLTLHKNLGNKGIRIYETPAGIMNSIGLQNPGIEYFVDIELPYLLEQDTVAIANLGGHSVEEYVLGAEILEKTDVPMIELNISCPNVKEGGMAFGTVPEKAKEVITKVRNVTKKPLIVKLSPNVGSIPLFAKLSEDCGADAISLVNTFNAMAIDIRTKAPVFVNKTAGLSGPAIKPIALRMVYEAAHSVDIPVIGMGGIMNYKDALEFMMAGASAIQVGTANFIDYNTMIDINTGIGKYLEEENISSISEIIGII; from the coding sequence GTGAATTTATCCGTAGAAATAGCCGGTATAAAATTTAAGAACCCAGTTATAGCAGCAAGTGGGACCTTTGGATTTGGTAGAGAGTTTGGAGAATACATAGACCTAGGAAAACTAGGTGGCATATGCTCCAAGGGCCTTACTCTCCACAAAAACCTTGGAAACAAAGGGATAAGGATATATGAAACCCCAGCAGGGATTATGAACTCTATAGGCCTACAAAACCCAGGCATAGAATACTTTGTAGATATTGAACTTCCATATTTATTAGAACAAGATACTGTAGCAATAGCAAATCTTGGGGGACATTCAGTAGAAGAATATGTGCTCGGGGCAGAGATTCTGGAAAAAACTGATGTTCCTATGATAGAGTTAAACATATCATGTCCCAATGTCAAAGAAGGTGGCATGGCCTTTGGAACTGTCCCGGAAAAAGCTAAGGAAGTAATAACTAAGGTAAGGAATGTCACAAAAAAACCCCTTATAGTTAAACTTTCACCAAATGTTGGGTCAATTCCACTTTTTGCCAAGCTTTCCGAAGATTGTGGAGCCGATGCCATTTCTTTGGTAAATACATTTAATGCCATGGCTATTGATATAAGAACAAAGGCACCAGTTTTTGTAAACAAAACAGCTGGATTGTCAGGGCCTGCCATAAAGCCAATAGCCCTAAGGATGGTCTATGAAGCAGCCCACTCAGTAGATATTCCAGTAATAGGCATGGGTGGGATAATGAATTATAAAGACGCTCTTGAATTCATGATGGCAGGAGCAAGTGCCATCCAAGTAGGAACTGCAAATTTCATTGACTACAACACCATGATAGATATTAATACAGGCATAGGAAAATATTTAGAAGAAGAAAATATCTCATCAATAAGTGAGATTATAGGAATAATATAG
- a CDS encoding dihydroorotate dehydrogenase electron transfer subunit, whose translation MKTYKKGKVLENIEISPNIYKMTLDISLGGKPGQFFMLRCDSFRNEPLLSRPFGICDQDDKSLTLLYQVVGEGTDIMAGLTKDAEVKLLGPLGNGFRIDDTKDKKIAVVAGGIGIAPLLYLVKNLDTKADFYAGFTKEPYFTEEFKPYVKSITYTSFEKDGKFITQAFDPNDYDIIYACGPNPMLKAIHDMNDTAEIQISMEAHMACGIGVCLGCTVESVDGEFIRVCKDGPVFDSREVFE comes from the coding sequence ATGAAGACTTATAAAAAAGGCAAAGTCCTAGAAAATATCGAAATCTCCCCAAATATATACAAGATGACCCTAGATATAAGTCTTGGTGGAAAGCCAGGTCAGTTTTTTATGCTAAGATGTGATTCCTTTAGAAACGAACCCTTGCTATCTCGTCCCTTTGGTATCTGTGATCAAGATGATAAAAGTCTGACACTTTTGTACCAAGTTGTAGGTGAGGGGACAGATATTATGGCTGGACTTACAAAAGATGCTGAAGTAAAGCTATTGGGTCCTCTTGGAAATGGATTTAGGATTGATGATACAAAAGATAAGAAGATAGCCGTAGTAGCTGGTGGAATCGGTATAGCTCCACTTTTATATTTAGTGAAAAATCTAGATACTAAGGCTGATTTTTATGCTGGTTTTACAAAAGAACCATATTTCACCGAAGAATTTAAACCTTATGTCAAGTCTATAACTTACACATCTTTTGAAAAGGACGGGAAATTCATTACACAAGCTTTTGATCCAAATGATTACGATATAATATATGCTTGTGGTCCAAATCCAATGCTTAAGGCCATCCACGATATGAACGATACAGCCGAGATACAAATATCCATGGAAGCCCACATGGCCTGCGGTATTGGAGTTTGTCTAGGATGTACAGTAGAATCAGTAGATGGTGAATTTATCAGAGTTTGCAAGGATGGTCCAGTATTTGATTCTAGGGAGGTATTTGAGTGA
- the pyrF gene encoding orotidine-5'-phosphate decarboxylase: MKIIDRLYQEISKKGFVCVGLDTSMDYLPASYKEGKSISQGIFDFNREIIDATADITAIYKLQIAYYESYGIEGMMAYRDTLAYLREKNLLSIGDIKRSDIAVSASQYAKAHFEGDFEADFITLNPYMGMDSISPYLPYIESGEKGVFVLLRTSNPGASDFETLDVNGKELFYQIGDKIKALNENYLGESGYGPLGLVVGATHTEEVEEIRKRYDKEFFLIPGFGAQGADALNVYKLLNDKNGGVVNNSRGVLKAYLNYDDGEENVGKYARLAVEKTLRDISINEDL; encoded by the coding sequence ATGAAGATTATAGATAGACTTTACCAAGAAATTAGCAAAAAAGGCTTTGTATGTGTGGGTCTTGATACTTCTATGGATTATTTGCCAGCTTCTTACAAAGAAGGTAAAAGCATAAGCCAAGGCATATTTGATTTTAACAGGGAGATTATAGATGCTACAGCGGATATCACAGCAATTTATAAGCTACAAATCGCCTATTACGAATCCTATGGCATCGAAGGAATGATGGCCTATCGTGACACATTAGCATATTTAAGAGAAAAAAATCTTCTTTCTATAGGAGATATCAAAAGATCAGATATTGCTGTATCTGCCAGCCAATATGCCAAGGCCCACTTTGAAGGCGACTTTGAGGCTGATTTCATAACCCTTAATCCATATATGGGAATGGATTCTATATCTCCATATTTGCCATACATAGAAAGTGGAGAAAAAGGAGTATTTGTCCTCCTACGCACTTCCAACCCTGGAGCAAGCGATTTTGAAACTCTAGATGTAAATGGCAAGGAATTATTCTATCAAATAGGAGATAAGATAAAAGCCTTAAACGAGAACTACCTCGGTGAATCTGGCTACGGTCCATTAGGACTTGTAGTTGGAGCAACTCACACCGAGGAAGTAGAAGAGATTAGGAAAAGATATGACAAGGAATTTTTCTTAATCCCTGGCTTTGGTGCCCAAGGTGCAGATGCATTGAATGTTTACAAACTTCTAAATGACAAGAATGGTGGAGTTGTAAACAATTCTCGTGGGGTCCTAAAAGCATATTTAAACTACGATGATGGCGAGGAAAATGTTGGCAAATACGCAAGACTTGCAGTAGAGAAAACTTTAAGGGATATATCTATCAATGAAGACTTATAA